The genomic DNA ccccagctctgcccaggtaAGGGATCCTGATGtgggcaggcagccctgggctgtgtgggaAGCAGTTCCCAGGAGGGATGGGCTGAGCTCCGGGCTGGATCAGTCCCTGGCCAGTGCAGGAAggtgcaggaggggcagggagtCCTGGCCCtttcctccagcccctgctgcctttggcacgaggggcactgggggtgaGGATGGAGTGGTGGATCATCCTTCCCCTGGGTCAGAGCCTGCTCCTCCCCACTGCTGAaccagccagggacagggccCAGCACGGGGCCAGCTGGGGCTCTTGGTGGGAGATGCTGCACACAGGCacggggcagctgctgctgggcgcTGCCCTCCCACTCCTCAtgcccaggctggctcccagctcctccgagtgacactgcagggccagcaggaccCGCTGAGGAACCAGACAGCCGTGGTGGACAAGGCCAGGAGCACTGTCACCTACTACATCACCTCACAGAGCAACCTGAGCGCCGTGGTGCTGTACGACAGCAGGAACGTgagtgctggggcagccctgcctcctCAGCTCCTGTTTGCTGCCTCCCTCCGCACCTTTAGTCACCAACTCAGAGCAGGGCAAAGGGAATGGCCACTTCAGGGCTTTCCTGGGACAGGGTGGGCGTGTGCTGCCTACTCCAAGGGCACATCTGTCCACAGGGCTACGTGTGCTACAAGCCGCTGGAGCAGCGAGCCTGCTACCTgaggaggatggagccctgGGACCTGCAGATGGCTCTCAACACCTCCGAGCACAGcgtgagcagctgctgcagcattccCGGGACAGCTGGGGGGTGGGCTGGGCTTTGCACCGGGTCACTGAGTGTTCTCCCTGTGTGGATTTGCAGGGGGGACTCTCCACCCCcaaggagccagggcagggctctccCAGCCAGAGGAGCAGTGACAGCCGCTGTTCTGGGGCATTCACTGCTCACAcgagcagagctgtgccccaggctgggctctcagccagctctgagcagcagctcctggctttATCCATGCCCTGactgctgtgggaagcagcctggggcagggggatgtgTCCCATGGAGGTGAAtggcagggctcctgcaggacctgctCCCACCGGATTCTGTTACCTGCTCAAAAATctgggggaggaaaaacaaagggagTTTGTTACCAACTGCCAGGGAAGGACAAGGTTGGAGGCAATCATGTACAAGGACCCTCAGAACAAAGTGGatgcctgggcaggggcagaTTCCATTCCCAGAAGACAGAAAACCCTTTTTGTGCCCCTGCCATCTGCTATCCATTTCCTCAGTGGCTCCTGGGGGCTCCTAAGTCCTCACCTTACTCCTAGAGAAGTGTAGGAACACAGGCTCCCAAAAGGGatgcagggagaggaaagcaCCTGCCCAGCCCCAAGGCTCCTAAAGTAAaacctggtggtgctggggttACCAGCAGCCCAGacaggagatgggagctggCAGCCTCAGCTGGACTGGGCGGCTGGCAGGAGAAACCTGCTGGGGCACAGACCACTCCTGGGTGCCCTGGGAGCCcgagcagggctctgggggacACAGTGCCTGCCTTGGCAGGAACCAACGGGGCCCTTTCTttcaggctgagcagctgctccagcccaacAACCAGACCAAGTTCTACCGGGAGTTCCTGGGCATtgtggcagggcagcagctggagcccgGGGCCCTGGgggaggctgtgcagagcctgtgTGAGCactcctccatcttctgggtgcGCAGAGGCCACGGTAAGTGGGGCACTCCCCTGGCAGGGCAAGCAAGAGCTTTTCCAGCACCTCTAAGAGGatcaggctgtgctgcacagcagctgatgCATCCCAGGACAGGCTGCCAAGGCCCAGGACAGGCACAGGTGACCTCTAGTGCAAAATCAGACCATTGTTCACCACCCCTGAGTGCTGGCTCATACCCACCCCCTGTCCTGAGCCGTGGCACTGGGatgtgctcagagctgccccagcagcacagcacagcacagccaggacacagagctgtccccCTGAGACATCACTGCTTAATCCCTGTCACCTTCATCCTCGGTCAAAGCAGCCTGCTGAGCTGTCAGCCTGCTCCATCTGACTCCAGCTTGAGTAAGAAAGGTCATTCCCTGAGGCTTTCCCTTTGCTCAGCTCCCCAGGGACTCTGCAGGAGTCCAAAGCATCAGGGGGACTCAGCAGGACCAAAGCATCCctgggggctgtgcagctgcaggaccacagcatccctgggggctgtgcagctgcaggaccacagcactgctctcaCTGCTGTCCTCGCTCCTTGGCAGGGCCGGGGAGGCAGCGCCTCATCTACCTGTGCATTGACATCTGCTTCCCCAGCAACATCTGTGTCTCCATCTGCTTCTATTACCTGCCCGAGTgagtgctgcagccacagccctctCTGCCCTCACACTTGGACTGGATTCCTCAACAGCCTCTGACTTCCACGAGGAAGAGAACACCTACAACATCCCCAGAGCTTCCTGCTGATTCCGTGCTGCAGGTCAGGAGTTTAGAgaagcagcaccaggagagTTTAGAGAAGCAGGAggcctctgctcagcactgtcagcacagacactgcagctctgctccagggctgtgccttgGCCATAGGAATTAGGAGACCCAGGCCCAGAGGAATCCCAGGAAGCAGCTGGAGTTTTggggctccaggctctgctcaacACAAGGTGGCTGTTGTTACATCTGGGGCTGGTTGGCTTTAGGAGAGCAGCTCTCCAAGGCACTCTGTGAAACACTTTGAATAAAGGGATTGCAAACCAAGACaagagctgcttctcctctttGCTCAGCCTCTCCCATCACTGGCAAAggctgacatttatttttttcccactctggGGTACAGGAACacccagagctgtcagcagctgaTGCCCCAGGGattcctggagctgagctgtacccgtgtccctgcagtgggacCGGTGCCTCCCTCTCCCATTCCCTCCCTCAGGGCCACACACATTGCAGCAAtgtcctgcctggagctgaAGCCTGGtctcagcccaggcagctgcagctgcccctgtcAGAGTCCCAGCCCTCTCCACACGGGAGGGGATGGGTACAGAGCGTGTCCCAGGCTCTGGAGAGGGTCTGGCAAGGCAAGGGGAAACAAGCAGAGGTGCTGTCCTTGCCACACGTGCCCGTTATCCCAGGACGCTGTCATTGAAGGCCAGGCAGACCACGGCTTTCTGGTGGCCACTGTACTCCCTCTTGATCTCCCCTGTCTCCACACACCACAGTCTGGCCAGGTTATCAGAGGAGGCTGGAACACAGAGTGAAAAGAAGACTAGGATGTAATTACCTTTTAAGTTTCCCTTTTACTATTATTCTAAGAAATACTTTGCTCTTGCTTCATGCAGCCATCTTTAGGGCTGGCCAtgaccagcaaggcagagcagctcaaTGCACTTTGCTGTATTTGGGGTTTAGCTCTTTGGGAGAGCAGTGAGTGTGGAAATTACCACAGGTGTGTTCAAGGGACTAACAGGCTGTGAGCTATGAGATGAACAGCACACTGGAGATCTCCTCTCCAgttccagcagctgccccactgcagcagcacagaatgctCCAGCCAGCAGAACTGGCTGCTcccccctcacagcccctgtgccccaggctctgccatgTCCCAGCCAGGGTCCCTGGTCAGGCCTGGCTGCtcaggccctggcccagcccagggggaGCCTGACCTGTGACAATGTACTGGGAGTCCCCAGAGAAGGCGCAGTCCCACATCCAGCCCCGTGACGTCTCCCCGGGGTTGTTGCTCTTAATGCTCAGCTCTGTCATCAGAGAGAAGTTTGAAGTCCTCCAGATCTTGCACGTCTGATCTGCAGAACAGGTGGCCAAGAGCCTGCAAGAAGGAGACATCTGAGGGCAATCTCATCAGTCACTGTCCCCCTGTGGGCCTCTGATTACATAGACCTGGGCCAGGGCCAGTGACGGCCTGGAGATCTGTCCCCACTGCCATCAGATCTCCTTACAGCTGCACTGTCTGATTGAGCAGATTCCAGCTGAACAGGCCCCGTGAAGGAGCtaacactgcagcagctggatccCAGCTGTAGAACAGCTCATGGCTGCAAACCTTGTTGAGCTCAGGGAGCACGAGTGGGACACCCCTGACAGCAAGCCCATAGTGCCACATGCCCTGCCTCCTGTCCCGCTCCTCCCTGGGGACCTGCAgtgtgcagccagcagcagccacagctgggagcacagctgggggcacagctgggggcacagctggcccctgcctgccctgggagggagctgagggctcCACACTCACGTGGAGTCGGGGCTGAACTTGCACTGCAGGGCGTAGCGGTTGTGAGCCGGGATCTTGGTCTTGGGGATGAGCTGCGTCACCTCCTCGCCGATGCCGCCCGTCAGGTTCCACACGTAGCAgtttccctgcagcagaggcacagagggatctgtgcccaggctgtgcccaggctggggcatgcccaccccagcccagctgccaccccagcagggctcacCGAGCTGTTCACGGCTGCCATGTAACTGGCGTCGGGGTCGATGTGCACCGAGTTCACCGACACCTCGGGCTCGGGGATCAGCTGCTCGTTGTGGTCAGTCTTCAGGTCCCAGATGTGGATGGCCCCGCTCTGGTCGCCCACgatcagctctgcctgcagggcacATGGCTCTGTGGGCACCgtgagctgcagcctgcagctggcacccaccctgtgcccctggagctggcacccaccctgtgcccctggagctggcaccCACGCTGTGCCCCTGGAGCCTGCAGCTGgcacccaccctgtgcccctggagctggcacccacactgtgcccctgcagctggcacccacgctgtgcccctgcagccccactgcagccctgctctggggttgAACAGCACAGTCCTGTCCTGCCTCCTCTccccccagctcagggctgtcccagctgggtACTGACTCCATGACACTCTGCAAAAGGCAGTTTCCCTCCCCAGAAGGGTTTGCTGATATTCTAAACCCCAGAGCAAAGAGAGCTGTCCCActtccagggctgtggcacagccacgGCTCCAAATGACATCCACAGCAGCCAAGTGGTTTTCAGCACGTCTGAGAGGCAGCATTAAGGGGCAGGTTGGCCACTGAACAACTGAAGCACTCAAGGGTGCAGATACCAGAAAACACAACGTGAAGTGGGTGggtttttctctgtctctcccctTCTCAGGGGAAGGACAAGAGCCAAGGGCAGGAGTCCTGGCTCTGATCCCATGCTCAGAGCAGAAGACAATGCTGGCATGTCTCCACTCAAACCAGGCCTTTATCGACAGCCCTGCGCTGTCCATAATTTTAGCAGAATCCCTAGAGGAGATCAGGTCATCAGGCACAGCTAATCCTGTCCCTGGGACAGAGGCTGCTTCTGAGCAGACAAACACCACTCAATGCATTTATCTGGCTGCACAAAAGTCtcttctgggctcctcagcccCCTCTCAGCAGGTGTAAATGCTGAGTCCAAAGTTTTCATGGCTTTACTCAGACCGTGAGGAATCCCTGAATAACTGGATCAGCATCTCTGCAGAGGGAACTGCAGAGCCACGGAACTGCCCAAACAAATGCTGCCACCTTTGGTCTAATTAACCACCTTCTGCTCACAAACCAGCACTCTGCACCTCGGCAGCACCGTGGTCAGGGATTATTCCACATCTAAGGCCTATGTTCAGCAATATTCATTTAACATAACACACTCTCACAGCACCGACACTACAAGAGCACTTGGACAGTCTGGTCCAAATAACTGATCTCAAATTTAGCCTGAAATTCCCGATTTGCAAAATTAAACCTTTGCCAAATGAAATGCAAGGGAACATTTCCATTACTCAGGACTTTATAGAGTTTTGCACAGCCCTGTCTGCAGGcaaaaccacagccctgccattAGCACTGATTGATCCCTATtgatttccctgctcctgctcccttcagCCTCTTCAAGTGCCCCCactctccctctgctcagcaacAGGTGCTGAACCCACTGGGGAACTTCAACCAAACCCCACCTGAAGGGAACCACAGTCAAAGGCCCCAGGATGCCCTTCCTTGGCAGTGCTGTCACCCTCAagctccccagctgcccccactCTCCCAGCTTTGCTCCCATGCCATTcccagagatgctccaagggcgTGTTTGCTGCCATGGGATGAGCTcagtgcagcccctgtgctgtccctttGTACAGCCACCAGGTCATCAGCACTAACACACCATGTGAAACCCCCAGGCCATCTCTGTGATAccccatcttctgctgggatacatctctgcagcccctcagagAGGAGCCACAGGAACACGGTGCCCAGGgtgcccctgcatccctggcagtgtccaaagccaggctggacagggtgaggaacaccctgggacagtggaaggtgtccctgccatagcaggggtggaatgggatgggcaTTAAGCTGTTCCTCAGGATTGTGAGCTGGGAACCCCAGAGGAGGCAGCTTCCTCACCTGGTTGGGGTGCAGGCAGACACAGTTGATGGGAGCGTTCACCTGGAAAATGCGCTGGCACTGCAGGTTCCGGGACCTGTGACAGTGAGGGACGGGTTATGGCACCTGTGACAGTGAGGGAGGGATGCTCAGGGCTTGTGGCACCTGTGACAGCGAGGGAAGGAGGGTGCTCAGGAGTTGTGGCACCTGTGACAGTGAGGGAGGGGTGCTCAGGGTTATGGATCTGTGACAGTGACGGAGGGGTGCTCAGGGTTATGGATCTGTGACAGTGAGGGAAGGGTGCTCAGGGTTATGGATCTGTGACAGTGATGGAGGGGTGCTCAGGGTTATGGCAGCTGTGACAGCGAGGGAAGGAGGGTGCTCAGGGGTTGTGGCACCTGTGACAGCGAGGGAAGGGTGCTCAGGGTTATGGCACCTGTGACAGTGAGGGAGGGGTGCTCAGGGTTATGGATCTGTGACAGTGATGGAGGGGTGCTCAGGGTTATGGATCTGTGACAGTGAGGGAAGGGTGCTCAGGGTTATGGCACCTGTGACAGTGAGGGAGGGGTGCTCAGGGTTATGGCACCTGTGACAGTGAGGGAAGGGTGCTCAGGGTTATGGCATCTGTGACAGTGAGGGAGGGGTGCTCAGGGTTATGGCACCTGTGACAGTGAGGGAGGGGTGCTCAGGGTTATGGCACCTGTGACAGTGAGGGAAGGGTGCTCAGGGTTATggcagctgtgacagtgacGGAGGGGTGCTCAGGGTTATCATGTGACAGTGAGGGGTGCTCAGGGTTATGGATCTGTGACAGTGAGGGAGGGGTGCTCAGGGTTATGGCACCTGTGACAGTGAGGGAGGGATGCTCAGGGCTTGTGGCACCTGTGACAGCGAGGGAggggtgctcagggctgtgagcTCGGCCCTGCAGCCCGGGGAAGGCCCGGTGCCCACCTGAGGTCCCAGATGCGGGCCATGCAGTCCTCCCCGCCCGTGTACATCCAGCGCCCGTCCTCGTGGAACCCCACCGAGGTGATGTTCTTGCTCACGCCGTCGTAGTTGATGACGGGGTTGGGGTTGTTGGAATTCAGGTCGTACATGCGGATGTGCTGGTACCCTgcgggcaccgggcaccggcTCAGCACCGGCACCGGCTCAGGACCGGGCAGAGGCTCAGCACCTCAGGCTCACCTGCGGCTGCGATCATGCTCCGGTCCGGCGTGATCTCCAGGGCGTTCACCTGCTGCGGCCGCCGTTAAGGTCGGTACGGAGCATCAGCGGGCCCGAGGCGGGGCCCGGTGGCGGGGCGGCCCCGAgccgcgggggcggcggggcaggaaggaaggataCGGAGTCCTGGTGCTGCACCGTGCGGGTGCAGATGCCGCTGTGCGCCTGCCAGAACCGCACCGTGTGGTCGTAGCCGGCCGTGGCCAGAATCACCGGGTCGCTGCCCACCGTGCCCTGCGCCGCGTTCATGGTGCCGCCGCTCCCGGAGCCGCCGCGCTCGGGACACTCCCTAAAGCCTGCGGGGTCTGTGTCACCCCGCGGGTCCGTGTCACCCTGCGGGTCTGTGTCACCCCGCGGGGTGTCGGCCCGGCCCGCGGGTCCCCCTCACCCCGGGTTCCCCCaaccccagccccgctcccgctcccgctccctgTTCCCGGCTCTGCGCATGCGCGCAGCCGGCCCGGGCCGCGTCCGGCGGGAGCGCGCATGCGCGGGAGCGGAGGGAACGGACCATGGCCGGGACGCGGGGGGAGCAACGGGCGAGACCACGGAGCGCGGCGGGGGGAGAGCGCGTGCGTAGCGtgccgccagggggcgccgtGCTGGAAATGGGACacgggattgggattgggacaTTATGGGATGTGGGACATGGGATTGGGACattatgggatgtgggatatgggattgggatatgggatatgggacaTTATGGGATACCGGATTGGGATATGGGGtatgggatttgggatatggGGCATTATGGGATATGGGACAcgggatatgggatatggggcATGGGACTTGGGacacacactgagcacagggCACTGGGCGCCAAGTATGGGACACAAAACACAAGTATGGGACACGGGACACAGTACATGGGACACACACCGGGCACACACTGGGTACAGGACCTGGGGCACGGGACACGGGACATGGGACACGGGACACAGTACATGGGACACACACGGGGCATCGCTGGGCGGGGGCGGGCACTGGGCACACACCGAGCCCGAACGGGCACTGGGAACCGACACCGGGCACACACCGGGCACGGCGGagccgccccggggccgcccctcgTGCCGGGGTCAGCGCGGCCGGCGGCTCCGCGCGGTGCCGGTGCTCCCCGTCGTGCGCGTGTGCCACGGGGCGCTGGACACGGTGCCCGCTGTGCGCGGCGGGTGGAGGCTCCCGGTGCATCCCTGCTCACTTGCCGCACCGGCGGGTACCGGGCCCTTTaagagcggcggcggcggcggccgtgCCCGTGCCCGTGCCCGCGCCCGCTCCTGGCGgtgcccgcggccgccccgcacCTGCCGGTAAGGGCCGGGGGAGCAGGCCGTGCTCGGGGCCGGGGGATGCCCGCGCCGCGGCGGGGACCGGTACCGGGAGGATGCGGGGATGCTTGGGGGGATGTAGGGCCCCGGTGCCGCATGCAGAGGATGCAGAGAAGGCCGGggaggatgcagggatgctcGGGGGATGCAGACATGCTCGGGGGATGCAGACATGCTCGGGGGAatgcagggatgctcagggggatgcagggatgcacggggaggatgcagggatgctcGGGAGGATGCAGAGATGCTCGGGGGGATGCAGGGATACTCggggggatgcagagatgctccggaggatgcagggatgctcagggaggATGCAGAGATGCTcggggggatgcagggatgccaAGCAGAGCCCCGAAGGTGCCGTGGAGAGCGGGAGTGCCCAAGGGATGTCCTTGGTGTGGGGCGTTGTGGGGTGTGCCGGGTTTGGGGGTGTGGGTGGTgccccacagcacagagggGTGTGTGGGCTGTGGAAAGGGTCCcttgtgcccagcagctgctccaggtgtgcTCCAGCACCCCgggagggaaggggatgggaCAGGAACCAGTTCTGCTGGTCCTGGGGGGTGGCACGGGCTGGCAGCACGGGCTGGTGGCGCCCAGGCGGGCCGTGGAATGCTCTGGAAGCACGTGAGCGTGCGCACGTGTGTGTGAGCGTGCCCTCGaggtgtgcagggagcagcacggCCCCCCCCGGGCTGCACTGCCGGGGCGCGGGGCTCGGCGTGGGAATAGCGGGAGCcccggagcggggctgggggcagccggGTGGCACCCGAAACCGCGCTGCCAGCCCCGGGACACTCGGCTCCCTCCCCCGCTCAGGGTTTGTGCGcttccatcctcctcctcgAGGCTCTGGGAGGTAAGCGGGGGGCCGGGCTGGATGCAGGGCGATGGCAGCAAAGcccaggtggggacagggagggggccggggccggTGAAGCGTTTTCAGCCCGGCCGGTTGTGCGGAGCCTCCCGGGAGCCGGGGCAGCGCCGTTCCCCAGCGCTGGCAGCAGCCGATGTGACATTTATAAATATAGCGGGTGCTCAGGGCGGGGTGCCGGGCTGGAGGGGCGGCATCCGTGGGCTGAGCCCTCCTTgctgcccagggatgtccccGTGGTACAGGGACACGGCCCCCGACTGTCCCCGTGGTACAGGGACACGGCCCCCGGGTGTC from Camarhynchus parvulus chromosome 14, STF_HiC, whole genome shotgun sequence includes the following:
- the BRICD5 gene encoding BRICHOS domain-containing protein 5, which translates into the protein MDIADSLQVVSDDRRATAQFPAPSRTFWIILSIALLFFAVVGVSVVGVLSFSPSSAQAGSQLLRVTLQGQQDPLRNQTAVVDKARSTVTYYITSQSNLSAVVLYDSRNGYVCYKPLEQRACYLRRMEPWDLQMALNTSEHSAEQLLQPNNQTKFYREFLGIVAGQQLEPGALGEAVQSLCEHSSIFWVRRGHGPGRQRLIYLCIDICFPSNICVSICFYYLPE
- the MLST8 gene encoding target of rapamycin complex subunit LST8, with product MNAAQGTVGSDPVILATAGYDHTVRFWQAHSGICTRTVQHQDSQVNALEITPDRSMIAAAGYQHIRMYDLNSNNPNPVINYDGVSKNITSVGFHEDGRWMYTGGEDCMARIWDLRSRNLQCQRIFQVNAPINCVCLHPNQAELIVGDQSGAIHIWDLKTDHNEQLIPEPEVSVNSVHIDPDASYMAAVNSSGNCYVWNLTGGIGEEVTQLIPKTKIPAHNRYALQCKFSPDSTLLATCSADQTCKIWRTSNFSLMTELSIKSNNPGETSRGWMWDCAFSGDSQYIVTASSDNLARLWCVETGEIKREYSGHQKAVVCLAFNDSVLG